A genomic region of Streptomyces sp. R33 contains the following coding sequences:
- the eno gene encoding phosphopyruvate hydratase — protein sequence MLVPSIDVVVAREILDSRGNPTVEVEVGLDDGSTGRAAVPSGASTGAFEAIELRDGDPNRYMGKGVEKAVLAVIEQIGPELVGYDATEQRLIDQAMFDLDATDNKGSLGANAILGVSLAVAHAASEASDLPLFRYLGGPNAHLLPVPMMNILNGGSHADSNVDIQEFMIAPIGAESFSEALRWGAEVYHTLKKVLHTKGLSTGLGDEGGFAPNLESNRAALDLIVEAIKQAGYTPGKDIALALDVAASEFYKDGKYEFEGQSRSAAEMTEYYEELVSAYPLVSIEDPLYEDDWAGWKVITDKLGSKVQIVGDDLFVTNPERLARGIEEGSANALLVKVNQIGSLTETLDAVEMAQRNGFKCMMSHRSGETEDVTIADLAVAVNCGQIKTGAPARSDRVAKYNQLLRIEEILDDAAVYAGRSAFPRFKG from the coding sequence ATGCTCGTGCCGTCCATCGACGTCGTCGTAGCCCGGGAAATCCTGGACTCCCGAGGCAACCCCACGGTCGAGGTCGAGGTGGGCCTCGACGATGGCAGCACCGGCCGTGCTGCAGTTCCGTCCGGCGCCTCCACCGGTGCTTTCGAGGCCATTGAGCTCCGCGACGGTGACCCCAACCGTTACATGGGCAAGGGTGTCGAGAAGGCCGTCCTCGCGGTCATCGAGCAGATCGGCCCGGAGCTCGTCGGCTACGACGCCACCGAGCAGCGCCTGATCGACCAGGCCATGTTCGACCTGGACGCCACCGACAACAAGGGCTCGCTCGGCGCCAACGCCATCCTCGGCGTGTCCCTCGCCGTCGCGCACGCCGCGTCCGAGGCCTCGGACCTCCCGCTCTTCCGCTACCTCGGCGGCCCGAACGCGCACCTGCTGCCCGTTCCGATGATGAACATCCTCAACGGTGGGTCGCACGCCGACTCCAACGTGGACATCCAGGAGTTCATGATCGCCCCGATCGGCGCGGAGTCCTTCTCCGAGGCGCTGCGCTGGGGTGCCGAGGTCTACCACACCCTCAAGAAGGTCCTGCACACCAAGGGCCTGTCCACCGGCCTGGGCGACGAGGGCGGCTTCGCCCCGAACCTGGAGTCCAACCGCGCCGCGCTCGACCTCATCGTCGAGGCCATCAAGCAGGCCGGCTACACCCCGGGCAAGGACATCGCGCTCGCGCTCGACGTCGCCGCGTCCGAGTTCTACAAGGACGGCAAGTACGAGTTCGAGGGCCAGTCCCGCTCGGCCGCCGAGATGACCGAGTACTACGAGGAGCTCGTCTCCGCGTACCCGCTCGTCTCCATCGAGGACCCGCTGTACGAGGACGACTGGGCCGGCTGGAAGGTCATCACCGACAAGCTGGGCTCCAAGGTCCAGATCGTCGGCGACGACCTCTTCGTCACCAACCCCGAGCGCCTGGCCCGCGGTATCGAGGAGGGCTCCGCGAACGCCCTGCTCGTCAAGGTGAACCAGATCGGTTCGCTGACCGAGACCCTCGACGCCGTCGAGATGGCCCAGCGCAACGGCTTCAAGTGCATGATGTCGCACCGTTCCGGTGAGACCGAGGACGTCACCATCGCCGACCTCGCCGTCGCCGTGAACTGCGGTCAGATCAAGACCGGCGCCCCGGCCCGCTCGGACCGCGTCGCCAAGTACAACCAGCTGCTGCGCATCGAGGAGATCCTCGACGACGCCGCGGTGTACGCGGGCCGCTCCGCCTTCCCGCGCTTCAAGGGCTGA
- a CDS encoding septum formation initiator family protein, giving the protein MAGNRDRFSTFSTATRLKQLGERTAAHVYRSQTRRQVRRSRLTGRAALLVLVLCTLVVALAYPMRQYVSQRSEIAEQQRAAEAASRRLERLRDEKARWQDNAYAEQQARKHLHFVRPGEISYIMTDPGAGATERHRTGTAGSGRPWYSNVWDGVDKADRPGE; this is encoded by the coding sequence ATGGCCGGGAACCGGGATCGGTTCTCCACCTTCTCCACCGCGACCAGGCTCAAGCAGCTCGGCGAGCGGACCGCCGCCCACGTCTACCGCTCGCAGACGCGCCGCCAGGTCCGCCGCAGCCGGCTCACCGGCCGGGCCGCACTCCTGGTGCTCGTCCTCTGTACGCTGGTCGTCGCCCTCGCGTATCCGATGCGCCAGTACGTCTCCCAGCGCTCGGAGATCGCGGAGCAGCAGCGGGCCGCCGAGGCCGCGAGCCGACGCCTCGAACGCCTCCGCGACGAGAAGGCCCGCTGGCAGGACAACGCGTACGCGGAGCAGCAGGCGCGCAAGCACCTGCACTTCGTCCGACCGGGCGAGATCAGCTACATCATGACCGACCCCGGGGCGGGGGCCACCGAGCGGCACCGCACCGGAACGGCCGGATCCGGCCGGCCCTGGTACTCGAACGTCTGGGACGGCGTCGACAAGGCCGACCGCCCCGGCGAGTGA
- a CDS encoding DUF501 domain-containing protein: MQTPPPQTDRTEPTDADIDAFQQQLGRPPRGLRAIAHRCPCGQPDVVETAPRLPDGTPFPTLYYLTCPRAASAIGTLEANGVMKEMQARLAEDPELAAAYQAAHEDYIRRRDAIEVLQGFPSAGGMPDRVKCLHVLVGHSLAAGPGVNPFGDEALAMLPEWWAKGACVTPCAQKAEKKEADA; the protein is encoded by the coding sequence ATGCAGACGCCCCCGCCCCAGACCGACCGGACCGAGCCGACCGACGCGGACATCGACGCGTTCCAGCAGCAGCTCGGCCGCCCGCCGCGCGGGCTGCGCGCCATCGCCCACCGCTGCCCCTGCGGCCAGCCGGACGTGGTGGAGACCGCCCCGCGCCTCCCCGACGGCACGCCCTTCCCGACGCTGTACTACCTCACCTGCCCGCGCGCGGCCTCCGCGATCGGCACGCTCGAGGCGAACGGCGTGATGAAGGAGATGCAGGCCCGCCTCGCCGAGGACCCCGAGCTGGCCGCCGCCTATCAGGCCGCGCACGAGGACTACATCCGGCGCCGTGACGCCATCGAGGTGCTCCAGGGCTTCCCGAGCGCCGGCGGGATGCCGGACCGGGTGAAGTGCCTGCACGTGCTGGTCGGTCACTCGCTGGCCGCCGGCCCCGGAGTGAACCCGTTCGGCGACGAGGCCCTCGCCATGCTGCCGGAGTGGTGGGCCAAGGGCGCCTGCGTCACCCCGTGCGCGCAGAAGGCGGAGAAGAAGGAGGCGGACGCGTGA
- a CDS encoding Ppx/GppA phosphatase family protein produces MTRVAGIDCGTNSIRLLVADCDPATGELVELDRRMTIVRLGQGVDKTGRLAPEALERTFAACREYAAVIKELGAERLRFVATSASRDAENRDEFVQGVLGILGVEPEVISGDQEAEFSFIGATKELTGTTHMEKPFLVVDIGGGSTEFVVGEEHVRAALSVDVGCVRMTERHLVVDGAVTDPPTAQQIAAIKADIEAALDLVEQTVPLSEARTLVGLAGSVTTVAGIALGLPEYISSAIHHARIPYEQVREITERMLTSVHAERAAIPVLHPGRVDVIGAGALVLLAIMERIGAAEVVVSEHDILDGIAWSIA; encoded by the coding sequence GTGACCCGCGTCGCCGGCATCGACTGCGGTACGAACTCCATCCGCCTGCTCGTCGCGGACTGCGACCCCGCCACCGGCGAGCTGGTCGAGCTGGACCGGCGGATGACGATCGTCCGCCTGGGCCAGGGCGTGGACAAGACGGGCCGGCTGGCCCCGGAGGCGCTGGAGCGCACCTTCGCTGCCTGCCGCGAGTACGCGGCGGTCATCAAGGAGCTGGGTGCGGAGCGGCTGCGCTTCGTGGCGACCTCGGCCTCCCGCGACGCCGAGAACCGGGACGAGTTCGTTCAGGGGGTCCTCGGCATCCTGGGCGTCGAGCCCGAGGTGATCTCCGGTGACCAGGAGGCGGAGTTCTCCTTCATCGGCGCCACCAAGGAGCTGACGGGCACCACCCACATGGAGAAGCCGTTCCTGGTGGTGGACATCGGCGGCGGCTCGACCGAGTTCGTCGTCGGCGAGGAGCACGTACGGGCGGCCCTTTCGGTCGACGTGGGCTGCGTCCGCATGACCGAGCGCCACCTGGTGGTGGACGGAGCGGTCACCGACCCGCCGACCGCGCAGCAGATCGCCGCCATAAAGGCCGACATCGAGGCGGCGCTGGACCTCGTGGAGCAGACGGTCCCGCTGTCCGAGGCGCGCACGCTGGTGGGCCTGGCCGGCTCGGTGACCACGGTCGCCGGGATCGCGCTGGGGCTGCCGGAGTACATCTCCTCCGCGATCCACCACGCGCGCATCCCGTACGAGCAGGTCCGTGAGATCACCGAACGCATGCTGACGTCGGTGCACGCCGAACGCGCGGCGATCCCGGTCCTGCACCCGGGCCGGGTGGACGTCATCGGCGCGGGCGCCCTCGTGCTGCTCGCGATCATGGAGCGCATCGGCGCCGCGGAGGTCGTGGTCTCGGAGCACGACATCCTCGACGGAATCGCCTGGTCCATCGCCTGA
- a CDS encoding NAD(P)/FAD-dependent oxidoreductase, producing MSTTERPRILVVGGGYVGLYAAKRIMKKMRYGEATVTVVDPRSYMTYQPFLPEVAAGSISPRHVVVPLRRVLPKAEVLTGRVTSIDQDRKVAVVTPLVGEAYELPFDYLVIALGAVSRTFPIPGLAEQGIGMKGVEEGIGLRNHVLEQLDKAESTTDENVRRKALTFVFVGGGFAGAETIGEVEDMARDAAKYYTTIKREDMRFILVDAADKILPEVGPKLGTWGKEHLESRGIEIYLSTSMDSCVDGHVVLKNGLEVDSDTIVWTAGVKPNPALARYGLPLGPRGHVDTAPTLQVQGTDYIWAAGDNAQVPDVAARKAGVENAWCPPNAQHALRQAKVLGDNVISGMRGFPQAEYSHSNKGAVAGLGLHKGVAMIVMGKTKIKLKGRLAWYMHRGYHGMAMPTWNRKIRVFADWTLAMFLKREVVSLGALETPREEFYEAAKPAPAPAAAAAPAAKAKAS from the coding sequence ATGAGCACCACGGAGCGTCCCAGGATCCTCGTTGTAGGAGGTGGGTACGTAGGCCTGTACGCGGCCAAGCGGATCATGAAGAAGATGCGCTATGGCGAGGCGACCGTCACGGTCGTCGACCCGCGGTCGTACATGACCTACCAGCCCTTCCTCCCCGAAGTGGCCGCAGGCAGCATCTCGCCTCGGCACGTCGTCGTCCCGCTGCGACGCGTGCTGCCCAAGGCAGAGGTTCTCACCGGCCGGGTCACCAGCATCGACCAGGACCGCAAGGTCGCCGTCGTCACGCCGCTCGTCGGCGAGGCGTACGAGCTGCCTTTCGACTACCTGGTGATCGCGCTCGGCGCCGTCTCCCGCACCTTCCCGATCCCCGGCCTCGCCGAACAGGGCATCGGCATGAAGGGCGTCGAAGAGGGCATCGGCCTGCGCAACCACGTCCTCGAGCAGCTTGACAAGGCCGAGTCCACGACGGACGAGAACGTCCGCCGCAAGGCCCTCACCTTCGTCTTCGTCGGCGGCGGCTTCGCCGGTGCCGAGACGATCGGCGAGGTCGAGGACATGGCCCGCGACGCCGCGAAGTACTACACCACCATCAAGCGCGAGGACATGCGCTTCATCCTGGTGGACGCGGCCGACAAGATCCTCCCCGAGGTCGGGCCCAAGCTCGGCACCTGGGGCAAGGAGCACCTCGAGTCCCGCGGCATCGAGATCTACCTCAGCACCTCCATGGACTCCTGCGTGGACGGCCACGTGGTGCTGAAGAACGGCCTCGAGGTCGACTCCGACACCATCGTGTGGACCGCAGGCGTCAAGCCCAACCCGGCGCTGGCCCGCTACGGCCTGCCGCTCGGCCCGCGCGGCCACGTCGACACCGCCCCGACCCTCCAGGTCCAGGGCACCGACTACATCTGGGCCGCGGGCGACAACGCCCAGGTCCCGGACGTCGCCGCCCGCAAGGCCGGCGTCGAGAACGCCTGGTGCCCGCCGAACGCCCAGCACGCGCTGCGCCAGGCCAAGGTCCTCGGCGACAACGTCATCTCGGGCATGCGGGGCTTCCCGCAGGCCGAGTACTCGCACTCCAACAAGGGTGCGGTGGCGGGCCTCGGCCTCCACAAGGGCGTCGCGATGATCGTCATGGGCAAGACGAAGATCAAGCTCAAGGGCCGGCTCGCCTGGTACATGCACCGTGGCTACCACGGCATGGCCATGCCGACCTGGAACCGCAAGATCCGCGTCTTCGCCGACTGGACCCTCGCCATGTTCCTCAAGCGCGAGGTCGTCTCCCTCGGTGCGCTCGAGACCCCGCGCGAGGAGTTCTACGAGGCCGCCAAGCCGGCGCCGGCTCCGGCCGCCGCGGCAGCCCCCGCCGCGAAGGCCAAGGCCTCCTGA
- a CDS encoding class I SAM-dependent methyltransferase produces MTDAAPRLAALAETLLGAPVPVRIRAWDGSEAGPPTGPTLVLANRRALRRVLWRPGELGLARAWVAGDITVEGDLFELLDRVAGLLWERDPVTAPEAEPAVRRSGLGKLAALRPHLPHRAMTGAAGTAALLRDPAARSALRDLVALARPWPAPAPPPEEAPRRGGPLHTRSRDRQAISHHYDVGNEFYEHVLGPSMVYSCAYWSPSATLEDAQRDKLDLVCRKLGLEPGLRLLDVGCGWGSMALHAAREYGVRVTGVTLSREQAVYARKRAAEEGLADRVDIRIQDYRDVKDGPYDAISSIGMAEHVGAERYREYARTLHGLLTPGGRLLNHQIARPPDPDEEAYHVDEFIDAYVFPDGELSPLGTTVGELERAGFEVRDVEALREHYGLTLRAWVARLEEHWEEAVRLTSPGRARVWLLYMAASALGFEHGRLGVNQVLAVKPATAGRSGLPLRLRTWGA; encoded by the coding sequence ATGACCGACGCCGCGCCGCGGCTGGCCGCTCTCGCCGAGACACTGCTGGGCGCCCCCGTGCCCGTCCGGATTCGCGCCTGGGACGGCAGCGAGGCCGGACCGCCCACCGGCCCCACCCTGGTGCTGGCCAACCGGCGCGCCTTGCGCCGTGTCCTGTGGCGACCGGGTGAACTGGGCCTGGCCCGTGCCTGGGTCGCCGGCGACATCACCGTCGAGGGCGACCTGTTCGAACTGCTCGACCGGGTGGCCGGCCTGCTCTGGGAGCGGGATCCCGTCACCGCCCCCGAAGCCGAGCCGGCGGTCCGCCGCTCGGGGCTCGGCAAACTCGCCGCCCTGCGCCCCCACCTGCCGCACCGGGCGATGACGGGCGCCGCCGGGACCGCCGCGCTGCTGCGCGACCCCGCCGCCCGGTCCGCCCTGCGCGACCTCGTCGCCCTGGCCCGGCCGTGGCCGGCGCCCGCTCCGCCGCCGGAGGAGGCCCCGCGCCGCGGCGGCCCCCTGCACACCAGAAGCCGCGACCGGCAGGCGATCAGCCATCACTACGACGTCGGCAACGAGTTCTACGAGCACGTGCTGGGCCCCTCGATGGTGTACTCCTGCGCCTACTGGAGCCCCAGCGCCACCCTGGAGGACGCCCAGCGGGACAAACTCGACCTGGTGTGCCGGAAGCTGGGCCTCGAGCCCGGCCTGCGGCTCCTCGACGTCGGCTGCGGCTGGGGCTCCATGGCCCTGCACGCGGCCCGGGAGTACGGGGTCCGCGTCACCGGCGTCACCCTCTCGCGCGAACAGGCCGTGTACGCCCGCAAGCGGGCCGCGGAGGAGGGCCTGGCCGACCGGGTCGACATCCGGATCCAGGACTACCGGGACGTCAAGGACGGCCCGTACGACGCCATTTCGTCCATCGGCATGGCCGAGCACGTCGGCGCGGAGCGCTACCGCGAGTACGCCCGCACCCTGCACGGCCTGCTGACCCCGGGCGGCCGGCTGCTGAACCACCAGATCGCGCGCCCGCCGGACCCGGACGAAGAGGCGTACCACGTGGACGAGTTCATCGACGCCTACGTCTTCCCCGACGGGGAGCTCTCCCCGCTGGGCACGACGGTGGGCGAGCTGGAACGCGCCGGGTTCGAGGTCCGCGACGTGGAGGCGCTGCGCGAGCACTACGGGCTGACCCTGCGCGCCTGGGTGGCCCGGCTGGAGGAGCACTGGGAGGAGGCCGTACGGCTGACCTCGCCAGGGCGGGCCCGGGTCTGGCTGCTGTACATGGCGGCCTCGGCGCTGGGCTTCGAGCACGGCCGGCTCGGCGTCAACCAGGTCCTCGCGGTGAAGCCCGCGACGGCCGGCCGCTCGGGCCTGCCGCTGCGGCTGCGCACCTGGGGCGCGTGA
- a CDS encoding ABC transporter permease, which yields MFRTALRNVLAHKARLLMTVLAVTLGVAFVSGTLVFTDTLKKSLSGQSAKSYEGVAVSVTSYGQGRNAAGEKEGEPGLSQQTLDKVKALPGVASVSGRVSGFAGVGDENGKLIGSGWSNQGANYTPAKDGKDPRYAFTQGAGPAKADEIALDRATADKGKYKVGDKVRVATNGPVKEYSLAGVFTTEDGAVQAGGSLVLFDTKVAQELYLKPGYFQEMSVGAKDGTSADKLLADIKPLVDGKNTKAQTGAALAKEQAKEIEKGLGQMGTMLLVFAGISLFVGIFLIYNTFTMLVTQRTKELALLRAVGANRGQVMRSVLAEALVVGAVSAAVGLISGIGLAVGMRSLIGSFGAKLPGGGLVIAPGTVVAALVIGVLVTTIAAVLPAWRTGRIAPVAAMGSAHLPATAKSLVLRNVLGSVISLLGIGLVVLGVSMGGDEGRMTIGAGAFFMLIGMIVLLPLLSKPVIGAVRPLLQKVFGIPGKLASQNAVRNPRRTAVTAASLAIGLTLVTTLSVLGITVGKVVDRMSTEKLKADYKVSMADDMGGLDKSVAETLAKAPGIKAVSPQTAGYFKVGEDFRSASGVNPAAIGQLLNIETVSGSVDSLGKGEILVAEKTAKKQNLGVGSTLKVRYDDGQEATLKVGAVYKDMEGLLSPYVIDGKILGEHSEEQYVREVYVNVDGGASKAGQQKVIDALGKNPAITVATQQDMRNEMGGMINTMLNVMYGLLGMALIISVLGVVNTLAMSVFERTQEIGMLRAIGLDRGRVKNMIRLEAVVISLFGATLGVAIGIFLAWAVGTTLAKAMPNYELILPWDRIGIFLLLAAVVGVLAAMWPARSAARLNMLTAIKTE from the coding sequence ATGTTCCGTACCGCCCTGCGCAACGTCCTCGCGCACAAGGCCAGGCTGCTGATGACGGTGCTCGCCGTCACCCTCGGCGTCGCCTTCGTATCCGGCACCCTCGTCTTCACCGACACCCTCAAGAAGTCCCTCTCCGGCCAGTCCGCCAAGAGCTACGAGGGAGTGGCCGTCTCCGTCACCTCCTACGGCCAGGGCCGCAACGCAGCGGGCGAGAAGGAGGGCGAGCCCGGCCTCAGCCAGCAGACCCTCGACAAGGTCAAGGCGCTCCCGGGCGTGGCCTCCGTCTCGGGGCGCGTCTCCGGCTTCGCCGGCGTCGGCGACGAGAACGGCAAGCTGATCGGCTCCGGCTGGTCCAACCAGGGCGCCAACTACACGCCCGCCAAGGACGGCAAGGACCCGCGCTACGCGTTCACCCAGGGCGCCGGCCCGGCCAAGGCCGACGAGATCGCGCTCGACAGGGCAACCGCCGACAAGGGCAAGTACAAGGTCGGCGACAAGGTCCGCGTCGCCACCAACGGCCCGGTCAAGGAGTACTCCCTCGCCGGTGTCTTCACCACCGAGGACGGCGCCGTCCAGGCCGGCGGCAGCCTGGTGCTCTTCGACACCAAGGTCGCCCAGGAGCTCTACCTCAAGCCCGGCTACTTCCAGGAGATGTCGGTCGGCGCCAAGGACGGCACGTCCGCCGACAAGCTGCTCGCCGACATCAAGCCCCTGGTCGACGGCAAGAACACCAAGGCGCAGACGGGTGCGGCGCTCGCCAAGGAGCAGGCCAAGGAGATCGAGAAGGGCCTGGGCCAGATGGGCACCATGCTGCTCGTCTTCGCCGGCATCTCGCTCTTCGTCGGCATCTTCCTGATCTACAACACCTTCACCATGCTGGTCACCCAGCGCACCAAGGAGCTGGCCCTGCTGCGCGCCGTCGGCGCCAACCGCGGCCAGGTCATGCGCTCGGTGCTCGCCGAGGCCCTGGTCGTCGGCGCCGTGTCCGCCGCCGTCGGCCTGATCAGCGGTATCGGCCTCGCGGTCGGCATGCGCTCCCTGATCGGCTCCTTCGGCGCCAAGCTCCCGGGCGGTGGCCTGGTGATCGCCCCGGGGACCGTCGTCGCGGCCCTGGTCATCGGCGTCCTGGTCACGACGATCGCCGCAGTGCTGCCGGCCTGGCGCACCGGCCGGATCGCCCCGGTCGCCGCCATGGGCAGCGCCCACCTGCCGGCCACCGCGAAGTCCCTGGTCCTGCGCAACGTCCTCGGTTCCGTCATCAGCCTCCTCGGCATCGGCCTGGTCGTGCTCGGCGTGTCCATGGGCGGCGACGAGGGCCGCATGACCATCGGCGCAGGCGCCTTCTTCATGCTCATCGGCATGATCGTGCTGCTGCCGCTGCTGTCCAAGCCGGTCATCGGGGCCGTCCGCCCGCTGCTGCAGAAGGTGTTCGGGATCCCCGGCAAGCTGGCCTCCCAGAATGCCGTCCGCAACCCGCGCCGCACCGCCGTCACCGCCGCGTCCCTGGCCATCGGCCTGACCCTGGTCACCACGCTGTCGGTGCTCGGCATCACCGTGGGCAAGGTCGTCGACCGCATGAGCACGGAGAAGCTCAAGGCGGACTACAAGGTCTCCATGGCCGACGACATGGGCGGCCTCGACAAGTCGGTGGCCGAGACCCTGGCCAAGGCTCCCGGCATCAAGGCCGTCTCCCCGCAGACGGCCGGCTACTTCAAGGTCGGCGAGGACTTCCGGTCGGCGTCCGGTGTCAACCCGGCCGCCATCGGCCAGCTGCTGAACATCGAGACGGTCAGCGGCTCGGTGGACTCCCTCGGCAAGGGCGAGATCCTGGTCGCCGAGAAGACCGCGAAGAAGCAGAACCTCGGCGTCGGCTCCACGCTCAAGGTGCGGTACGACGACGGCCAGGAGGCCACCCTCAAGGTCGGCGCGGTCTACAAGGACATGGAGGGCCTGCTCTCCCCGTACGTCATCGACGGCAAGATCCTCGGCGAGCACAGCGAGGAGCAGTACGTCCGCGAGGTGTACGTCAACGTCGACGGCGGGGCGTCCAAGGCCGGCCAGCAGAAGGTCATCGACGCCCTCGGCAAGAACCCGGCGATCACCGTCGCCACCCAGCAGGACATGCGCAACGAGATGGGCGGCATGATCAACACGATGCTGAACGTCATGTACGGCCTGCTCGGCATGGCGCTGATCATCTCGGTGCTCGGTGTGGTCAACACCCTGGCGATGTCCGTCTTCGAGCGGACCCAGGAGATCGGCATGCTGCGGGCGATCGGTCTCGACCGGGGCCGGGTCAAGAACATGATCCGCCTGGAGGCCGTCGTGATCTCGCTCTTCGGAGCGACCCTGGGCGTCGCCATCGGCATCTTCCTCGCCTGGGCGGTCGGCACCACGCTGGCGAAGGCCATGCCGAACTACGAACTGATCCTCCCGTGGGACCGGATCGGCATCTTCCTCCTGCTGGCCGCCGTGGTCGGCGTCCTGGCCGCCATGTGGCCGGCCCGCAGCGCGGCCCGCCTGAACATGCTGACCGCCATCAAGACGGAGTAG
- a CDS encoding ABC transporter ATP-binding protein, translating into MNYAPHTTQAVAARATGLSKVYGQGETQVVALDNVSVDFGQGQFTAIMGPSGSGKSTLMHCVAGLDTFSAGSVRIGDTELGTLKDKQLTQLRRDKIGFIFQAFNLLPTLTALENITLPMDIAGRKPDKQWLDNVISMVGLSDRLGHRPTQLSGGQQQRVAVARALASRPEIIFGDEPTGNLDSRSGAEVLGFLRNSVRELGQTVVMVTHDPVAASYADRVIFLADGRIVDEMLSPTADGVLDRMKAFDAKGRTS; encoded by the coding sequence ATGAACTACGCCCCCCACACCACCCAGGCCGTCGCCGCCCGGGCGACCGGCCTCTCCAAGGTGTACGGCCAGGGCGAGACCCAGGTGGTCGCCCTCGACAACGTCTCCGTGGACTTCGGGCAGGGCCAGTTCACCGCGATCATGGGGCCCTCGGGCTCCGGCAAGTCCACGCTGATGCACTGCGTCGCCGGCCTGGACACCTTCTCCGCCGGCTCCGTCCGCATCGGCGACACCGAGCTGGGCACCCTCAAGGACAAGCAGCTGACCCAGCTGCGCCGGGACAAGATCGGCTTCATCTTCCAGGCGTTCAACCTGCTGCCGACCCTGACGGCGCTGGAGAACATCACCCTGCCCATGGACATCGCGGGCCGCAAGCCCGACAAGCAGTGGCTGGACAACGTGATCAGCATGGTCGGCCTCTCCGACCGGCTCGGCCACCGCCCGACCCAGCTCTCCGGCGGCCAGCAGCAGCGCGTGGCCGTGGCCCGCGCCCTGGCCTCCCGCCCCGAGATCATCTTCGGTGACGAGCCGACCGGAAACCTGGACTCGCGCTCCGGCGCCGAGGTCCTCGGCTTCCTGCGCAACTCCGTCCGCGAGCTCGGCCAGACCGTCGTCATGGTCACCCACGACCCGGTGGCCGCCTCCTACGCGGACCGCGTCATCTTCCTCGCCGACGGCCGCATCGTCGACGAGATGCTCAGCCCCACCGCCGACGGGGTGCTCGACCGCATGAAGGCCTTCGACGCCAAGGGCCGCACCAGCTGA
- a CDS encoding Bax inhibitor-1/YccA family protein yields the protein MRSSNPVFSRRGFSRDSGGYAGFDAQHQQAGTNPYATNPYATDVTTGMPQAPARTGVMTMDDVVSRTAMTLGTVILTATIAWIAMPVDPANVGKSYGVAIGAALVAMVLGLVQSFKRKASPAIILGYAAFEGFFLGVISSATSTYLGAGVVIQAVLGTMCVFASVLFAYKMRWIRVTRRFYGFVMAAAMGFMLLMVANLLFSVFAGGDGLGFRSGGLGILFGIIGVVLGACFLALDFKQVEDGIAYGAPRDEAWLAAFGLTVTLVWIYLELLRLFQILSGDD from the coding sequence ATGAGGAGCAGCAACCCGGTCTTCTCGCGACGGGGGTTCAGCCGCGACAGCGGGGGCTACGCGGGTTTTGACGCGCAGCACCAGCAGGCCGGGACCAACCCGTACGCGACGAATCCTTACGCCACCGACGTGACCACCGGCATGCCGCAGGCGCCCGCGCGCACCGGCGTCATGACGATGGACGACGTCGTGAGCCGTACGGCCATGACGCTCGGTACGGTCATCCTCACGGCGACGATCGCGTGGATCGCCATGCCCGTCGACCCGGCGAACGTCGGCAAGTCGTACGGCGTCGCCATCGGCGCAGCGCTCGTCGCGATGGTCCTCGGACTCGTCCAGAGCTTCAAGCGCAAGGCCTCCCCGGCGATCATCCTGGGCTACGCGGCCTTCGAGGGCTTCTTCCTCGGCGTCATCAGCTCGGCCACCAGCACCTACCTCGGTGCCGGCGTGGTCATCCAGGCCGTGCTCGGCACGATGTGCGTGTTCGCCTCGGTGCTCTTCGCGTACAAGATGCGCTGGATCCGCGTCACCCGCCGCTTCTACGGCTTCGTGATGGCGGCCGCCATGGGCTTCATGCTGCTCATGGTCGCGAACCTGCTGTTCTCGGTCTTCGCGGGCGGCGACGGCCTCGGCTTCCGCAGCGGCGGCCTGGGCATCCTGTTCGGCATCATCGGCGTCGTCCTCGGCGCCTGCTTCCTCGCCCTGGACTTCAAGCAGGTCGAGGACGGCATCGCCTACGGCGCGCCGCGCGACGAGGCCTGGCTGGCGGCATTCGGTCTCACGGTGACCCTGGTGTGGATCTACCTGGAGCTGCTGCGCCTGTTCCAGATCCTCTCCGGCGACGACTAG
- a CDS encoding DUF4287 domain-containing protein — MSVEFSEQTHRNMIDRIPQTTGREVSDWLRTVDDGPSLVRFEEKVSWLRGAHELSYGQAKAIIHEYDLRRAARKFG; from the coding sequence ATGTCCGTAGAGTTCTCCGAGCAGACCCACCGGAACATGATCGACAGAATCCCCCAGACCACCGGTCGTGAAGTCTCCGACTGGCTCCGCACGGTGGACGACGGCCCCTCCCTCGTCCGGTTCGAGGAGAAGGTCAGCTGGCTGCGCGGCGCGCACGAGCTCTCGTACGGCCAGGCCAAGGCGATCATCCACGAGTACGACCTGCGCAGGGCCGCCCGCAAGTTCGGCTGA